In Mercenaria mercenaria strain notata chromosome 15, MADL_Memer_1, whole genome shotgun sequence, a single genomic region encodes these proteins:
- the LOC123558176 gene encoding uncharacterized protein LOC123558176, with protein MPKPTDKIRSLQISNALDTESFGLSQREETKRTQLIGQYLEEYFWKNKSITSGGRAEGTALDKNSDSDVMGVIGGILVVENDHDMDENVIYISAVRTGCCPGYCKLKFQADQYSKFMSGQYTPKEVSTIYEGIKRSIITLSDQYISSELFCKNVIPDGLIPGDNFHDILYELNGPATRNADVDFVQAFEMRQWPKEAKAWITRCRKNKWPCKALLKRLEENIPCYVVAIGNKSSADKDMEWRLSFVEIERELIWSMNETQFKCFVILKRLTQFFGRYSALKDITTYHMKNIMFWMCETEKVPQEEWIPQNLITCVKRCLRKLKKCMKDGKLDHFIIPENNLFQNKTFVSKEIDHAINKLQRNELYELISEIRNSGKELSTLLLISPEFMGYSNTCKSMWRYCCDHYDPDFCRFILDKFPEARILLPCVQIAQAKAKWRKKLIKMAWRKEPLCSGTRNLAKRVVKNIKEGSEMDFSTSTIYAAIVHFMHGNYDDVLTELKPLLSNKEWKIYPSSLGTPMYLCFKSGEMHIKRKETVRNVEDLHRDRNNLVNDLCTGNSDRDMYINGAYVRTLPYPLALQLVLNTWRAVYRCNPVIISYYLMCMSQLKLGHLEAMKETMCHFKNAVQYNKGRRDYHLSLVLLGHCLYWSGDIETAFECFAESMMVKKSVLNVAVYHMAFLINDWTRCNI; from the coding sequence ATGCCTAAACCCACTGACAAAATACGTTCCCTTCAGATTAGCAATGCTTTAGACACTGAAAGTTTCGGATTATCTCAAAGAGAAGAAACGAAACGCACTCAACTAATAGGACAatatttggaagaatatttttGGAAGAATAAATCAATAACGAGTGGAGGCAGGGCCGAAGGTACCGCACTGGACAAAAACAGTGATTCAGATGTTATGGGTGTCATTGGCGGAATTTTAGTGGTTGAAAATGATCATGATATGGATGAAAACGTGATATACATTTCAGCTGTCAGAACTGGCTGTTGTCCAGGCTATTGTAAACTGAAATTTCAGGCTGATCAATACAGTAAATTTATGTCAGGGCAATATACACCGAAAGAAGTATCTACTATCTACGAGGGAATTAAAAGGAGTATAATTACTTTAAGCGATCAATACATTTCGAGtgaattgttttgtaaaaatgttattcCAGATGGACTGATACCAGGGGACAATTTTCATGACATACTATACGAGTTAAACGGTCCAGCTACCAGAAATGCCGATGTAGATTTTGTGCAAGCGTTCGAAATGAGACAATGGCCCAAAGAGGCTAAAGCCTGGATAACGCGATGCAGAAAAAATAAGTGGCCATGTAAAGCATTGCTGAAGCGACTTGAAGAAAATATCCCATGTTACGTTGTCGCTATTGGGAACAAATCTTCTGCAGATAAGGACATGGAATGGAGGTTGTCTTTTGTTGAAATTGAGCGGGAATTGATCTGGAGTATGAATGAAacacaatttaaatgttttgttattcTCAAACGATTGACACAATTTTTCGGAAGGTATTCCGCTCTCAAGGATATTACAACATACCACatgaaaaatattatgttttggaTGTGTGAAACTGAAAAAGTTCCACAGGAAGAATGGATACCGCAGAatcttataacatgtgtaaaaagATGTCTTCGAAAGCTTAAAAAGTGCATGAAAGACGGGAAACTTGATCATTTTATCATACCCGAAAATAACTTGTTCCAAAATAAAACGTTTGTATCGAAAGAAATAGACCATGCGATAAACAAACTACAGAGAAATGAATTGTATGAATTGATATCTGAAATACGAAATAGTGGAAAAGAGTTGTCCACTCTTCTACTTATCTCCCCTGAATTCATGGGTTACAGCAATACATGTAAAAGCATGTGGCGATACTGTTGTGATCACTATGATCCTGACTTCTGTAGATTTATTCTTGACAAATTTCCGGAAGCTAGAATACTTCTACCATGTGTTCAAATTGCACAGGCAAAGGCGAAATGGCggaaaaaacttataaaaatggCTTGGCGCAAAGAACCACTTTGTTCTGGCACCAGAAATCTTGCGAAAAGagttgttaaaaatataaaagaaggaAGTGAAATGGATTTTTCAACTAGTACCATCTACGCGGCTATAGTTCATTTCATGCACGGTAACTATGATGATGTGTTAACAGAACTGAAACCACTCCTGTCAAATAAAGAATGGAAAATTTATCCTTCCTCTTTAGGAACTCCCATGTATTTGTGCTTCAAATCGGGTGAAATGCATATTAAAAGGAAAGAAACTGTACGTAACGTAGAGGACTTACATCGTGACAGAAACAACCTCGTGAATGACCTTTGTACAGGTAATAGCGATAGAGACATGTACATTAATGGAGCATACGTGCGCACGTTACCTTATCCTCTAGCTCTTCAGTTGGTTCTTAATACGTGGAGAGCTGTGTACCGCTGTAATCCAGTGATAATAAGTTACTATCTCATGTGCATGTCTCAattaaaactgggtcatcttgAGGCAATGAAAGAGACCATGTGCCATTTTAAAAATGCAGTTCAGTACAACAAGGGTAGACGAGACTACCATCTATCTTTAGTTTTATTAGGACATTGTTTGTACTGGTCAGGTGATATCGAGACTGCATTTGAATGCTTTGCTGAGTCAATGATGGTAAAAAAGTCAGTACTCAATGTCGCTGTGTATCATATGGCTTTTCTGATCAATGACTGGACAAGATGCAATATTTGA